A single window of Rubripirellula lacrimiformis DNA harbors:
- a CDS encoding fluoride efflux transporter FluC, with protein sequence MTTWINMTAVAAGGALGSVARYLITLAAIAVPGGSSMLGTTIANVLGCALIGGLIEYTTVEGMVAERMRLALQTGFLGGLTTFSTFSAESASLGLDGRWALSGLYLSANLLLGWTALIGAAGIVRGWNS encoded by the coding sequence ATGACAACTTGGATCAACATGACAGCGGTCGCGGCAGGCGGAGCCCTCGGTTCGGTGGCACGCTACCTGATCACTCTAGCCGCAATCGCGGTCCCAGGCGGTTCGTCCATGCTGGGCACCACGATCGCCAACGTGCTCGGTTGCGCCCTGATCGGTGGACTGATCGAATACACCACTGTCGAAGGGATGGTCGCCGAACGGATGCGATTGGCACTTCAAACCGGCTTTTTGGGCGGGCTGACCACCTTTTCGACCTTCTCGGCCGAATCAGCCTCCTTAGGACTCGATGGCCGCTGGGCCCTGTCCGGACTGTACCTCAGCGCGAATCTGCTGCTCGGATGGACCGCGTTGATCGGTGCGGCGGGAATCGTACGAGGATGGAATTCATGA
- a CDS encoding arylsulfatase, which produces MIRSTCVPFGFLMLLTAIGPAQVDAAEPSDRPNIIVIVADDMGFSDLGCFGGEIDTPNLDRLAAGGLRMVDFHNNAKCSETRASLLTGLWHQQSRNLSKPGNVTIAEVLRDAGYTTLMSGKWHVAQTPPQRGFDRYFGFLSGAINFYTGVDLRSGENFMRLDDQEYKAPADFYSTDAFTDYAIEFLDQARTKDQPYFLYLAHNAPHYPLQAPPEDIAKYRGKFDAGWDVIRQQRFERMQKMGLIDDSWKLSPRDPKVETFDSLSDAEKKHLLPMIEVYAAMVDRLDKNIGRVIADLEQHDELDNTLILFFSDNGACPYDHDRTPGVAPGPVDSDIAYDARWANMCNTPLRLYKQYAHEGGSATPMIAHWPAKIKAAGSISKYTGHIVDVMPTVVELAATTYPAQAHGSDVLPMQGVSLVPALTGRQSERTDSPIYWEYSGNHAVRDGQWKLVAQRNRDWELYDLSTDRSETTDVSADHPQRVIAMAQAYDQWAQRTGAKTHAKSMKTKPSSQSQLINLSRQVR; this is translated from the coding sequence ATGATTCGATCCACGTGTGTGCCGTTTGGTTTCCTGATGCTGTTGACCGCGATCGGTCCCGCACAGGTCGATGCAGCCGAACCATCCGATCGTCCGAACATCATTGTGATTGTCGCCGACGACATGGGATTTTCGGACCTGGGTTGCTTCGGTGGCGAAATCGACACACCCAACTTGGATCGATTGGCCGCCGGCGGGTTGCGAATGGTCGACTTCCACAACAATGCCAAGTGCAGCGAGACTCGTGCATCGCTGTTGACGGGACTGTGGCACCAACAGTCGCGAAACCTTTCCAAGCCGGGAAACGTCACGATCGCCGAAGTACTGCGAGACGCCGGCTACACGACATTGATGAGCGGCAAGTGGCACGTCGCCCAGACACCGCCCCAACGTGGCTTCGACCGCTACTTTGGTTTCCTTAGCGGTGCCATCAATTTCTACACCGGTGTCGATCTGAGATCGGGTGAAAATTTCATGCGGTTAGACGACCAGGAATACAAGGCACCCGCCGATTTCTATTCCACCGACGCGTTTACCGATTACGCAATCGAGTTCCTGGACCAGGCTCGCACCAAGGACCAGCCCTATTTCCTGTATCTGGCTCACAACGCGCCACACTACCCGCTGCAGGCTCCGCCCGAAGACATCGCCAAGTACCGTGGCAAATTCGATGCGGGATGGGACGTCATCCGGCAGCAACGTTTTGAACGAATGCAGAAGATGGGGCTGATCGACGACAGCTGGAAACTATCGCCGCGAGACCCCAAGGTCGAAACGTTTGATTCGCTGTCCGATGCCGAAAAGAAACATCTGCTGCCGATGATCGAAGTCTATGCGGCCATGGTCGACCGGCTGGACAAAAACATCGGACGCGTCATCGCCGACCTGGAACAGCACGACGAACTGGACAACACGCTGATCCTGTTCTTTTCCGACAACGGTGCCTGCCCATACGACCACGATCGCACACCAGGCGTTGCACCGGGGCCTGTGGACAGTGACATCGCCTACGATGCACGATGGGCCAACATGTGCAACACGCCGCTGCGGCTGTACAAGCAATACGCACACGAAGGCGGCAGCGCGACACCGATGATCGCTCACTGGCCAGCCAAAATCAAAGCTGCCGGATCGATCTCGAAGTACACCGGTCACATCGTCGATGTGATGCCCACGGTGGTCGAATTGGCGGCGACCACGTACCCGGCCCAAGCCCACGGATCGGATGTGTTGCCGATGCAGGGCGTGTCGTTGGTTCCGGCACTGACCGGCCGCCAGAGTGAACGTACCGATAGCCCGATCTATTGGGAGTACAGCGGCAACCACGCGGTTCGCGACGGACAGTGGAAACTGGTCGCCCAGCGGAACCGCGACTGGGAACTGTACGACTTGTCGACCGATCGCAGCGAAACGACCGACGTGTCGGCTGACCATCCCCAACGTGTTATCGCCATGGCCCAAGCCTACGATCAGTGGGCCCAACGCACCGGTGCCAAAACACACGCCAAGAGCATGAAGACCAAACCGAGCTCCCAATCGCAACTGATCAATCTGTCCCGGCAGGTTAGGTAA
- a CDS encoding glucosamine-6-phosphate deaminase gives MRIILATNRDTMGSWVAAQAAADLRSAIDRDGQAGLIVATGASQFEVLANLVKQPDIDWSKVHGFHLDEYVGLASDHPASFCRYLRERFVDQVPLADFQYLIGDQDPQSTMERVGKLVAATKIDVALVGIGENGHLAFNDPPADFDTTDPYLLVELDQPCRMQQVGEGWFASLDDVPTHAISMSVHQILQSAKIYCSVPDAQKATAVAATIENPISPQDPATILKRHGDTVLVIDEASAAKLSKQRLDSIERIA, from the coding sequence ATGCGGATCATATTAGCGACCAATCGTGACACGATGGGGTCTTGGGTCGCCGCCCAAGCGGCGGCTGACCTGCGATCGGCGATCGATCGTGACGGACAAGCCGGCCTTATTGTGGCTACTGGCGCGTCGCAGTTCGAGGTTTTGGCGAATTTGGTGAAACAGCCCGACATTGACTGGTCGAAAGTACACGGGTTCCATTTGGACGAATACGTTGGTCTGGCTTCGGATCATCCCGCTTCGTTCTGTCGATATCTACGAGAAAGGTTCGTGGACCAAGTTCCCTTGGCCGATTTTCAGTACCTGATCGGTGACCAGGATCCCCAGTCCACGATGGAACGTGTCGGCAAGTTGGTTGCCGCGACAAAGATCGATGTCGCATTGGTTGGCATCGGCGAAAACGGGCACTTGGCGTTCAACGATCCGCCCGCGGACTTCGACACGACCGACCCCTATCTGTTGGTCGAATTGGATCAGCCCTGTCGCATGCAACAGGTTGGCGAAGGATGGTTTGCATCACTGGACGATGTTCCCACACACGCGATCAGCATGTCGGTGCATCAGATTCTGCAGTCGGCAAAGATCTACTGCAGCGTGCCCGATGCGCAAAAGGCGACCGCGGTCGCAGCGACAATCGAAAATCCGATTTCACCTCAGGATCCCGCCACTATCCTGAAACGTCACGGTGATACCGTGTTGGTGATCGACGAAGCGTCGGCCGCGAAACTTTCGAAACAGCGACTTGATTCGATCGAGCGAATCGCATGA
- a CDS encoding N-acetylglucosamine-6-phosphate deacetylase, with product MTGFIDLQVNGYAGVDFNDEHVSDQQWLDVCARLTADGVDKILATVITAPIDRMIARIERIAIAMETFPEVARMVAGIHVEGPFISPVAGFVGAHPTAAVMPADVATADRLLDAGRGHVRLLTLAPECDAGARLVRHLSDQGIVVAGGHSDASLDQLQQAVDQGMSLYTHLGNGCPSQLNRHDNIIQRVIRLSDQMYVSLIADGHHVPNFALANYLRCIPHDRVIIVTDAINAAGLGPGKYSLAGQRVEVDPDGAAWAEGRQHFAGCATPMQTMAEILRDQLGVGDELVDRWTRVNPGRLLG from the coding sequence ATGACCGGTTTCATCGATCTGCAGGTCAACGGATATGCCGGTGTCGATTTCAACGACGAACACGTCAGCGACCAACAGTGGCTAGATGTCTGTGCCCGGCTTACCGCGGACGGCGTCGACAAAATTTTGGCAACCGTGATTACGGCACCCATTGATCGGATGATTGCCCGAATCGAACGCATCGCCATCGCGATGGAAACGTTCCCCGAAGTGGCCCGTATGGTTGCTGGGATTCATGTCGAAGGCCCCTTCATCAGTCCGGTCGCCGGTTTTGTCGGGGCGCATCCCACTGCTGCGGTGATGCCCGCGGATGTGGCGACAGCGGATCGATTGCTGGATGCTGGCCGCGGTCATGTTCGGTTGCTGACGCTTGCACCGGAGTGTGATGCTGGGGCACGGTTGGTGCGTCATTTGTCGGACCAGGGCATTGTCGTTGCCGGCGGCCACAGCGATGCGTCGCTGGACCAGTTGCAACAGGCGGTCGACCAAGGCATGTCGCTGTACACTCACCTGGGGAACGGTTGCCCGTCCCAATTGAATCGTCACGACAATATCATCCAGCGAGTGATCCGGCTAAGCGATCAGATGTACGTTTCGTTGATTGCCGATGGGCATCACGTGCCCAACTTTGCACTGGCCAACTACCTCCGCTGCATCCCACATGACCGGGTTATCATCGTGACCGACGCGATCAATGCCGCTGGTCTGGGCCCGGGGAAATATTCGCTGGCGGGCCAACGGGTCGAAGTGGACCCCGATGGGGCGGCTTGGGCGGAAGGTCGCCAGCATTTTGCGGGCTGCGCGACTCCGATGCAAACGATGGCGGAAATCCTGCGCGATCAGCTGGGCGTCGGCGACGAGCTGGTGGATCGCTGGACGCGAGTGAATCCCGGCAGGCTGCTCGGATAA
- a CDS encoding M56 family metallopeptidase, translated as MSTLLSSDCIELLWLSTWQSAILAAVVWGIIRSAGRWLAPSWRVVLWMIPLVRMVVLVLPWSGISLFQGIADSDRYGWTMAKVTPQQMIAPEMADAPLGSGFPSDTGWAPGDQGNMQGFQDFENSPVVIASKTDVAAATPPAASSDSAWSQVRWSGVATVIWMTGVMIVFTRCLIARIQLARLLRRCDATVPARIQAMIDCRGALPGLWGRRRTVRCLISDGFVSDGSVSDGSVSDGEIGPATFGLFRPCIIIPRRIVESHPAADLQLIVDHEWMHIRRWDAAWMGLATVATTVAWFNPIAYWLRRQLRLGIEMAVDAAMIERIGEKRSRDYGQLLVQLAGSGTSVRSGAALMLPMAVEGSGLRQRVEAVMAFSKPRRWQSVIAALVACLLILSGLSDVRQPQAAEDQVAAAPQQAAEETLPQNDGITRDASAPASADAASDVAAKDESGNRDGSETAMVYQASGRVVDADGNPVAGAKLYSSVYREGLPPSTPMAKSDDRGEYTIAFPQGLPYEGYFVWCYSPDHSIRVVRMAALFRDQNSKVVKNAEIRLPRMESVDFNVFLPDGKPAEGMTVSPLFFAVPSGVYESDERAAANEYFPDELARELAARTDDQGRATIRSIQRRLNGGMRVKSDGFGQQDFLGVPSDLKLAAVGRVEGAIEADAPLRFHGQELWIGSDPRLNNGAKNTLVGTDRKPRSQVRVKLDADGRFVIPEMIEGQLVLHSTSGSVAQYQLMVHGQPRVIAGQTTQVVVDVLPTVSLTGKVLAADTRQPVVGASINVMLPARGRYYTYQTVVGADVNIVLPHAGRHFIRKVHTDKDGRYSLRFPRGEIRQVMGYLGSLNDAFYDCPVLDSISIPEGVNAFDAGIIEVHPQRVVRGRLLDADGRPIENAKIVIPNGAHHQAGDRATTAPDGSFEMPVRDFDMRRRFKNLDGKWALETRPAVGEEAPQYTMLNVVLYDPDAMVLQTPDDTLPQNDGITRDASAPASADAASDVAAKDESGNRDGSETAMVYQASGRVVDADGNPVAGAKLYSSVYREGLPPSTPMAKSDDRGEYTIAFPQGGSHEDYFVWCYSPQHSIRVVRMAALFRDQNSKVVKNAEIRLPRMESVDFNVFLPDGKPAEGMVVRPKYFDVPNGVYEADERTGLTHPFPDELASELAVRTDDRGRARMASIPPALQKSMLVESPDFGVQDFGSRDTDFRLSAVGRVEGVIEGDNLQQFAGRELWITSDTRLIDGERITLKNGVSRPRGQVKVKVDVDGRFAITNLAEGKLVMASASQSDAPYQLMMRGLPSVVAGQTTEVVVDALPTVPVTGQILAADTRQPVVGATIVISPVLRRDFTCRADTDDQGRYSLRVPRGEFRSHVMSLGPNQSALYESPESQQLTIPDDAESFDAGIMEVHRKRILRGRLVDAEGQPIATAQIVVLSGVRGRAFGIATTSIDGSFEMQVWRFVMLRNALNPDCKWGLVTQPVVRGEAPQYTMLNVVVNDPDAMVLRTP; from the coding sequence ATGTCGACACTTCTTAGTTCTGATTGCATCGAACTGCTTTGGCTTTCGACTTGGCAATCCGCGATTCTGGCTGCGGTCGTGTGGGGCATCATCCGTTCGGCAGGCCGCTGGCTGGCGCCGTCGTGGCGAGTGGTGCTGTGGATGATTCCATTGGTTCGGATGGTGGTGCTGGTGTTGCCCTGGTCGGGCATCAGTCTGTTCCAGGGAATCGCGGATTCCGATCGCTACGGATGGACCATGGCGAAAGTGACTCCGCAACAAATGATCGCACCGGAGATGGCGGACGCACCGCTGGGTTCCGGATTTCCCTCGGATACCGGTTGGGCCCCTGGCGATCAAGGAAACATGCAGGGATTCCAAGATTTTGAAAACAGTCCCGTTGTGATTGCTTCGAAGACTGACGTGGCAGCTGCGACGCCGCCCGCGGCAAGCAGCGATTCCGCTTGGTCACAGGTCAGATGGTCCGGCGTGGCGACGGTGATTTGGATGACGGGAGTGATGATCGTGTTCACGCGTTGCCTGATCGCCCGTATCCAGTTGGCTCGATTGCTGCGGCGATGCGATGCCACGGTGCCAGCGCGGATTCAAGCGATGATCGATTGCCGTGGTGCGTTGCCCGGACTCTGGGGCAGGCGTCGGACGGTGCGTTGTTTGATCAGCGACGGTTTTGTCAGTGACGGTTCTGTCAGTGATGGTTCTGTCAGTGATGGGGAAATTGGTCCAGCCACGTTCGGCCTGTTCCGCCCCTGCATCATCATCCCTCGCCGTATTGTCGAGAGCCACCCCGCCGCCGATTTGCAGTTGATCGTTGATCATGAATGGATGCACATCCGTCGCTGGGACGCCGCGTGGATGGGGTTGGCGACGGTGGCAACTACGGTGGCATGGTTCAATCCCATCGCCTACTGGCTGCGCCGGCAATTGCGGTTGGGAATTGAAATGGCCGTGGATGCGGCGATGATCGAAAGGATCGGTGAGAAGCGATCACGTGACTACGGGCAGTTGTTGGTCCAGTTGGCTGGCTCGGGGACCTCGGTCCGCTCAGGCGCGGCGCTGATGTTGCCGATGGCGGTCGAGGGATCCGGTTTGCGGCAGCGCGTCGAAGCGGTGATGGCATTCAGCAAGCCGCGGCGCTGGCAATCGGTCATCGCGGCGTTGGTCGCCTGCCTGCTAATCCTGTCGGGACTCAGCGACGTTCGCCAGCCGCAGGCGGCCGAGGATCAGGTCGCGGCAGCGCCCCAACAGGCCGCTGAAGAAACGCTCCCACAAAACGATGGGATAACCCGCGATGCTTCGGCGCCCGCATCCGCCGATGCAGCCAGCGATGTTGCCGCGAAAGACGAATCGGGAAACCGCGACGGTTCCGAAACGGCGATGGTCTATCAGGCATCCGGGCGAGTGGTGGATGCGGATGGCAATCCCGTGGCCGGCGCTAAGTTGTACTCGTCCGTGTATCGCGAGGGGCTTCCACCGAGCACACCCATGGCCAAATCGGACGATCGAGGCGAGTACACGATCGCGTTTCCACAAGGTCTTCCGTACGAGGGTTATTTCGTATGGTGCTACTCGCCCGATCACAGCATCCGCGTCGTCCGGATGGCCGCTCTGTTCCGCGATCAAAATTCAAAGGTCGTGAAGAACGCTGAGATCCGCTTGCCCCGAATGGAGTCAGTTGATTTCAATGTTTTTTTGCCTGACGGCAAGCCAGCTGAGGGAATGACCGTGTCGCCACTTTTCTTTGCGGTTCCCAGCGGAGTTTACGAATCCGATGAGCGTGCAGCTGCGAATGAATATTTTCCTGATGAACTCGCCCGTGAGCTTGCTGCTCGCACCGACGATCAAGGTCGGGCGACGATCCGCTCGATCCAGCGAAGACTCAATGGTGGAATGCGTGTGAAAAGTGACGGTTTCGGTCAGCAAGATTTCTTAGGCGTACCGAGTGATCTTAAGCTCGCTGCAGTGGGGCGAGTTGAGGGTGCGATCGAAGCGGATGCTCCACTCCGGTTTCATGGTCAGGAACTTTGGATTGGGAGCGATCCTCGGCTGAATAATGGAGCGAAGAATACCCTGGTGGGTACCGACCGCAAGCCTCGTAGCCAAGTGAGGGTGAAGCTGGATGCCGATGGACGTTTTGTGATCCCGGAAATGATTGAAGGTCAGTTAGTCTTGCATTCGACCAGTGGGTCAGTCGCACAGTATCAACTGATGGTGCATGGGCAGCCGAGAGTGATCGCTGGTCAAACGACTCAGGTTGTGGTGGATGTTTTACCGACAGTGTCCCTGACCGGGAAAGTCTTGGCTGCCGATACTCGTCAACCAGTCGTGGGTGCCAGCATCAATGTCATGTTGCCTGCCCGTGGGCGCTACTACACTTATCAAACAGTCGTGGGTGCCGATGTCAACATCGTGTTGCCTCACGCTGGGCGACACTTCATTCGTAAAGTGCATACCGATAAGGATGGTCGCTACTCTCTCCGCTTTCCTCGCGGGGAGATTCGACAGGTCATGGGGTACCTGGGTTCCCTGAACGATGCTTTCTACGATTGTCCAGTGTTAGATTCGATTAGCATCCCTGAGGGTGTCAACGCCTTTGACGCCGGAATCATCGAAGTCCATCCACAGCGAGTCGTCCGTGGACGATTGCTAGATGCCGATGGACGGCCGATTGAGAATGCAAAGATTGTAATTCCAAACGGAGCCCATCATCAGGCCGGTGATCGTGCGACGACAGCGCCGGACGGCAGTTTTGAGATGCCGGTTAGAGATTTTGACATGCGCCGTCGCTTTAAGAATCTCGACGGAAAATGGGCTCTCGAAACCCGCCCCGCCGTCGGTGAAGAGGCGCCGCAGTACACGATGCTGAATGTCGTGTTGTACGATCCCGATGCGATGGTGCTACAAACCCCTGATGACACGCTCCCACAAAACGATGGGATAACCCGCGATGCTTCGGCGCCCGCATCCGCCGATGCAGCCAGCGATGTTGCCGCGAAAGACGAATCGGGAAACCGCGACGGTTCCGAAACGGCGATGGTCTACCAGGCATCCGGGCGAGTGGTGGATGCGGATGGCAATCCCGTGGCCGGCGCTAAGTTGTACTCGTCCGTGTATCGCGAGGGGCTTCCACCGAGCACACCCATGGCCAAATCGGACGATCGCGGCGAGTACACGATCGCGTTTCCGCAAGGGGGAAGCCACGAGGACTATTTCGTATGGTGCTATTCGCCCCAGCACAGCATCCGCGTCGTCCGGATGGCCGCTCTGTTCCGCGATCAAAATTCAAAGGTCGTGAAGAACGCTGAGATCCGCTTGCCCCGAATGGAGTCAGTTGATTTCAATGTTTTTTTGCCTGACGGCAAGCCAGCTGAGGGAATGGTAGTACGACCGAAATACTTCGATGTTCCCAACGGGGTCTATGAAGCTGACGAGAGAACGGGATTGACGCATCCCTTTCCCGACGAACTGGCTAGTGAACTTGCTGTACGGACGGATGATCGAGGTCGGGCGAGGATGGCTTCGATCCCGCCCGCGCTGCAGAAAAGTATGTTGGTAGAGAGTCCTGATTTTGGTGTACAAGATTTCGGAAGTCGTGATACTGACTTTCGGCTCTCTGCAGTAGGGCGAGTCGAGGGAGTGATCGAGGGGGATAATCTGCAGCAGTTTGCTGGCCGAGAGCTTTGGATAACGAGCGATACTCGGTTGATCGATGGAGAGAGGATTACTCTAAAAAATGGAGTCAGCAGACCTCGTGGACAGGTCAAAGTGAAGGTGGATGTGGATGGACGTTTTGCGATCACGAATTTGGCTGAAGGCAAACTCGTGATGGCGTCGGCGAGTCAATCGGATGCGCCGTACCAACTGATGATGCGCGGACTGCCCAGTGTGGTCGCAGGTCAGACGACTGAGGTTGTGGTTGACGCGCTGCCGACTGTGCCCGTGACGGGGCAAATTCTGGCTGCGGATACTCGTCAGCCTGTTGTGGGGGCCACCATTGTCATCTCGCCCGTTCTTAGAAGAGATTTCACTTGTCGTGCAGATACGGATGATCAAGGACGATACTCACTCCGTGTTCCCCGAGGTGAATTTCGTTCACACGTGATGTCTTTGGGGCCTAACCAAAGTGCGCTCTACGAATCCCCTGAGTCCCAACAACTGACAATTCCAGACGATGCCGAATCGTTCGACGCGGGCATCATGGAAGTCCACCGAAAACGAATCCTGCGCGGACGTTTGGTGGATGCTGAAGGGCAACCGATTGCCACTGCGCAGATTGTGGTCCTATCGGGCGTCAGAGGTCGCGCTTTTGGAATCGCAACGACATCGATAGACGGTAGCTTTGAGATGCAGGTTTGGCGTTTTGTCATGCTCCGCAATGCCTTGAACCCGGATTGCAAATGGGGTCTCGTTACCCAGCCCGTCGTTCGCGGAGAGGCGCCGCAGTACACGATGCTGAATGTCGTGGTAAACGATCCCGACGCGATGGTGCTGCGGACGCCGTGA
- a CDS encoding BlaI/MecI/CopY family transcriptional regulator, with the protein MHITEAEWEVMQAVWDGGEQVAGDVIARIQNADAAKDDAARSRQWSHRTIRTLLGRLVDKAAIAVRVDGRTHFYRAAVSKDACVRSAAKSFSQRFFSGDVKSLLMHFAQHESISPDDWAAIREALDSPKSSSKHRKGE; encoded by the coding sequence ATGCATATCACGGAAGCGGAATGGGAAGTGATGCAGGCGGTGTGGGACGGCGGCGAACAGGTGGCCGGTGACGTGATCGCTCGCATCCAGAATGCCGATGCGGCGAAGGACGACGCGGCTCGGTCGCGGCAATGGAGTCACCGTACGATCCGCACTCTGTTGGGGCGATTGGTCGACAAGGCAGCGATCGCAGTCCGCGTCGATGGACGGACGCATTTCTATCGGGCCGCAGTGTCCAAGGATGCCTGTGTTCGGTCAGCGGCTAAGTCGTTCAGCCAGCGGTTCTTTTCCGGCGATGTGAAATCGCTGTTGATGCACTTCGCGCAGCACGAATCCATTTCCCCCGACGACTGGGCGGCGATTCGCGAAGCACTCGATAGTCCCAAGTCCAGTTCGAAACATCGCAAAGGAGAATGA